Proteins encoded by one window of Streptacidiphilus sp. PB12-B1b:
- a CDS encoding lactate utilization protein B: protein MSGTYLGMPAFPTAVRASTKDTQLRANLTHATHTIRDKRAKAVAELDDWAQLREAGKDIKDQTLHHLDRYLLQLETQVTAAGGVVHWATDAAEANRIVADLVKAKGETEVVKVKSMATQEIGLNEALAAEGITAYETDLAELIVQLGDDLPSHILVPAIHKNRSEIRDIFIEAMGRWGRPAPDGLSDNPADLAEAARLHLREKFLRAKVAVSGANFMVAETGTLVVVESEGNGRMCLTLPETLISVVGIEKVIPTWQDLGVFLQLLPRSSTAERMNPYTSTWTGTTGGDGPAEFHLVLLDNGRTATLADEVGRQALRCIRCSACLNVCPVYERAGGHAYGSPYPGPIGAILTPQLRGIQSEVDASLPYASSLCGACYEVCPVAIDIPEVLVHLREQVADQGGKGHRLEAAAIRAAGWILGHPAVLAAGERAASKTRKLHPQKSPGPGIGPWTETRDLPEMPAEPFRDWWKKNRSPKEGR, encoded by the coding sequence ATGAGCGGCACCTACCTGGGCATGCCCGCCTTCCCCACGGCCGTCCGAGCCTCCACCAAAGACACGCAGCTACGCGCCAACCTCACCCACGCCACCCACACCATCCGCGACAAACGCGCCAAGGCCGTCGCCGAACTGGACGACTGGGCACAACTGCGCGAGGCCGGCAAGGACATCAAGGACCAGACGCTGCACCACCTGGACCGCTACCTGCTCCAACTGGAGACCCAGGTGACCGCCGCCGGGGGAGTGGTCCACTGGGCCACCGACGCCGCCGAGGCGAACCGCATCGTCGCCGACCTGGTCAAGGCCAAGGGCGAGACCGAGGTCGTCAAGGTCAAGTCGATGGCCACCCAGGAGATCGGCCTCAATGAGGCGTTGGCAGCTGAGGGCATCACCGCCTACGAGACCGACCTGGCCGAGTTGATCGTCCAACTCGGCGACGACCTGCCTTCCCACATCTTGGTACCGGCGATTCACAAGAACCGCAGTGAGATCCGCGACATCTTCATCGAGGCCATGGGCCGCTGGGGCCGCCCCGCCCCCGACGGCCTGTCCGACAATCCCGCCGATCTGGCCGAGGCAGCCCGCCTGCACCTGCGCGAGAAGTTCCTGCGCGCCAAGGTCGCCGTCTCCGGAGCCAACTTCATGGTCGCCGAGACCGGCACCCTGGTCGTCGTCGAATCCGAGGGCAACGGCCGCATGTGCCTCACCCTCCCGGAGACCCTCATCTCTGTCGTCGGCATCGAGAAGGTCATCCCCACCTGGCAGGACCTCGGAGTCTTCCTCCAACTCCTGCCCCGCTCCTCCACCGCCGAGCGGATGAACCCCTACACCTCCACCTGGACCGGTACGACTGGCGGCGACGGCCCCGCCGAGTTCCACCTGGTCCTGCTCGACAACGGCCGGACCGCAACCCTGGCCGACGAGGTCGGCCGCCAGGCACTGCGGTGCATCCGTTGTTCGGCGTGCCTGAACGTCTGTCCCGTCTACGAGCGCGCCGGCGGCCACGCCTACGGCTCGCCCTATCCAGGCCCCATCGGCGCGATCCTCACACCCCAGCTCCGCGGCATCCAAAGCGAGGTCGACGCCTCCCTGCCCTACGCCTCATCCCTCTGTGGAGCCTGCTACGAGGTCTGCCCGGTCGCCATCGACATCCCCGAAGTCCTGGTCCACCTACGTGAACAGGTCGCCGACCAGGGCGGTAAAGGCCACCGCCTGGAGGCGGCTGCTATCCGGGCGGCCGGGTGGATCCTGGGCCACCCCGCCGTCCTCGCCGCCGGCGAACGCGCCGCCTCCAAGACCCGCAAACTGCACCCCCAGAAGAGCCCCGGTCCCGGCATCGGCCCCTGGACCGAGACTCGCGACCTACCCGAGATGCCCGCAGAACCCTTCCGCGACTGGTGGAAGAAGAACCGCAGCCCCAAGGAGGGCCGATGA
- a CDS encoding rhamnulokinase family protein, which translates to MTPAASSAFPTAFAAADLGATSGRVIVGRVGRNNLDLTEVHRFPNTPVQLPTGLHWDILRLYQGVLDGLREAARTAEIASIGIDSWAVDYGLLDAHGALLANPYHYRDPRTRAAVEDVWARIPAADLYRITGLQHLDFNTVYQLAAASETSQLAAARTLLLIPDLLAHWLTGSIGAEITNASTTGLYDSRTGTWSKPVLAALGLDPGLLPPLRRPGDRIGTLLPHPADHTGLPEATPITAVASHDTASAVAAVPATGDDFAYISCGTWSLAGLELDAPVLTDASRTANFTNELGIDNTVRYLRNIMGLWLLSESQRAWETKGLPTQLPVLLAQAAQAKPFAAVVDPDAPEFLAPGDMPARLAAYCARTGQNLPDSQGAVVRCILESLALAHRHTLRQAADLAGRDIKVVHLVGGGSRNDLLCQLTADATGLPVLAGPTEATALGNVLVQARAHGLVRDRTDMRRLVAQTQHVRHYTPRGGQQAWAAAASRVGLS; encoded by the coding sequence GTGACCCCCGCAGCCTCCTCCGCCTTCCCGACGGCCTTCGCCGCCGCCGACCTCGGCGCGACCAGCGGCCGGGTCATCGTCGGCCGCGTCGGACGAAACAACCTCGACCTGACCGAGGTCCACCGCTTCCCCAACACCCCGGTCCAGCTGCCCACCGGACTGCACTGGGACATCCTCCGCCTCTACCAGGGCGTTCTCGACGGGCTTCGCGAGGCAGCCCGCACCGCGGAGATCGCCTCGATCGGCATCGACAGCTGGGCCGTGGACTACGGCCTGCTCGACGCCCACGGTGCCCTGCTGGCCAACCCGTACCACTACCGTGACCCGCGGACCCGCGCGGCGGTTGAGGATGTCTGGGCGCGGATCCCGGCCGCGGACCTGTATCGGATCACCGGACTGCAGCACCTGGACTTCAACACCGTCTACCAACTCGCGGCCGCCTCCGAAACATCGCAGCTGGCAGCGGCCCGCACGCTCCTGCTGATCCCGGACCTGCTCGCCCACTGGCTGACCGGCAGCATCGGCGCGGAGATCACCAACGCCTCCACCACCGGCCTGTACGACTCACGCACCGGCACCTGGTCCAAACCGGTCCTCGCAGCCCTCGGCCTGGACCCAGGCCTGCTCCCACCGCTGCGCCGGCCCGGGGATCGCATCGGAACACTGCTGCCCCACCCGGCCGACCACACAGGTCTGCCCGAGGCGACACCGATCACCGCCGTCGCCTCACACGACACCGCATCCGCTGTCGCAGCCGTCCCCGCCACCGGCGACGACTTCGCCTACATCTCCTGCGGCACCTGGTCACTGGCCGGCCTGGAACTCGACGCCCCCGTCCTGACCGACGCCTCCCGGACAGCGAACTTCACCAACGAACTCGGCATCGACAACACCGTCCGCTACCTGCGCAACATCATGGGGCTGTGGCTGCTGAGCGAGAGCCAGCGCGCCTGGGAGACCAAGGGTCTGCCCACACAGCTTCCGGTACTGCTCGCACAGGCCGCCCAAGCGAAGCCCTTCGCCGCCGTCGTCGACCCCGACGCACCCGAGTTCCTCGCCCCCGGCGACATGCCGGCCCGCCTCGCCGCCTACTGCGCCCGCACCGGGCAGAACCTGCCCGACAGCCAGGGCGCAGTCGTCCGATGCATCCTGGAGAGCCTGGCCCTGGCCCACAGGCACACCCTGCGCCAGGCCGCCGACCTGGCCGGACGCGACATCAAGGTCGTCCACCTGGTCGGCGGCGGCAGCCGCAACGACCTGCTGTGCCAACTCACCGCCGACGCCACCGGCCTGCCAGTACTGGCGGGCCCCACGGAAGCCACCGCGCTCGGCAACGTGCTGGTGCAAGCACGCGCCCACGGACTGGTCCGCGACCGCACGGACATGCGTCGCCTTGTGGCCCAGACCCAGCACGTGCGGCACTACACCCCCCGCGGTGGGCAGCAGGCATGGGCCGCGGCGGCGAGCCGGGTCGGCCTGTCGTGA
- a CDS encoding bifunctional rhamnulose-1-phosphate aldolase/short-chain dehydrogenase — protein sequence MTATPHHSEVAGLLARSNRLGSDPRNTNYAGGNTSAKGTAVDPATGQDIELLWVKGSGGDLGTLTEAGLAVLRLDRMRALAQVYPGVEREDEMVAAFDYCLHGRGGAAPSIDTAMHGLVDAAHVDHLHPDSGIALATAADGEKLTAQCFGDSVAWVPWRRPGFQLGLDIAAIKAANPQAIGCILGGHGITAWGATSEEVEANSLHIIRAAEQFLKEQSLAEHGKPDPFGPVLPGYEALPEAERRERAAALAPLIRGLASTDHPQVGHFTDAAPVLEFLSRTQHPRLAALGTSCPDHFLRTKIRPLVLDLPADAPLDELGERLRQLHAAYRAEYQAYYDRHATPDSPAIRGADPAIVLVPGVGMFSFGKDKQTARVAGEFYLNAINVMRGAESVSSYAPIEESEKFRIEYWALEEAKLARMPKPKPLATRVALVTGAGSGIGKAIAQRLVAEGACVVVADLNGDNATAVAEELGGADKAVAVTVDVTSEEQIAEAFKAAALAFGGVDLVVNNAGISISKPLLETTAKDWDLQHDIMARGSFLVSREAARIMIEQQLGGDIVYIASKNAVFAGPNNIAYSATKADQAHQVRLLAAELGEHGIRVNGINPDGVVRGSGIFAGGWGAKRAAVYGVEEENLGAYYAQRTLLKREVLPEHVANAVFALTGGELTHTTGLHVPVDAGVAAAFLR from the coding sequence ATGACTGCCACTCCCCATCATTCCGAGGTCGCCGGGCTGCTCGCTCGCTCGAACCGACTGGGCTCCGACCCGCGCAATACCAACTACGCCGGCGGCAACACCTCCGCCAAGGGCACCGCTGTCGATCCCGCGACCGGCCAGGACATCGAACTGCTGTGGGTCAAGGGCTCCGGCGGCGACCTGGGTACGCTCACCGAGGCCGGGCTGGCCGTGCTGCGGCTGGACCGGATGCGCGCGCTGGCGCAGGTCTATCCGGGGGTGGAGCGCGAGGACGAGATGGTCGCCGCGTTCGACTACTGCCTGCACGGGCGCGGGGGAGCGGCGCCGTCCATCGACACCGCCATGCACGGCCTGGTCGACGCCGCGCACGTTGACCACCTGCATCCGGACTCGGGCATCGCGCTGGCCACGGCGGCGGACGGCGAGAAGCTGACCGCGCAGTGCTTCGGCGACTCCGTTGCCTGGGTGCCGTGGCGCAGGCCCGGCTTCCAGCTGGGCCTGGACATCGCCGCGATCAAGGCCGCGAACCCGCAGGCGATCGGCTGCATCCTGGGCGGGCACGGCATCACCGCCTGGGGCGCGACCAGCGAGGAGGTCGAGGCCAACTCCCTGCACATCATCCGCGCGGCGGAACAGTTCTTGAAAGAACAGAGCCTCGCCGAACACGGCAAGCCGGATCCCTTCGGGCCTGTGCTGCCCGGGTACGAGGCGCTGCCCGAGGCGGAACGCCGTGAGCGCGCGGCCGCGCTCGCCCCGCTGATCCGCGGGCTGGCATCCACCGACCACCCCCAGGTCGGTCACTTCACCGACGCCGCACCTGTATTGGAGTTCCTCTCCCGGACCCAGCACCCGCGCCTGGCCGCGCTGGGCACCTCCTGCCCGGACCACTTCCTGCGCACCAAGATCCGCCCACTCGTGCTGGACCTGCCCGCCGACGCACCGCTGGACGAGCTGGGCGAGCGCCTTCGACAGCTCCACGCCGCGTACCGGGCCGAGTACCAGGCCTACTACGACCGCCACGCCACCCCCGACTCACCCGCGATCCGCGGCGCGGACCCGGCCATCGTGCTGGTGCCGGGCGTGGGCATGTTCTCCTTCGGCAAGGACAAGCAGACCGCCCGGGTGGCCGGGGAGTTCTACCTCAACGCGATCAACGTGATGCGCGGCGCGGAGTCCGTCTCCTCCTACGCGCCGATCGAGGAGTCGGAGAAGTTCCGCATCGAGTACTGGGCCCTTGAGGAGGCCAAGCTCGCCCGGATGCCCAAGCCGAAGCCGCTGGCCACACGGGTGGCACTGGTCACCGGCGCCGGTTCCGGAATCGGGAAGGCGATCGCGCAGCGACTGGTCGCCGAGGGCGCCTGCGTCGTCGTCGCCGACCTCAACGGCGACAACGCCACCGCCGTGGCGGAGGAGCTGGGTGGGGCGGACAAGGCGGTGGCCGTCACCGTCGACGTGACCAGCGAGGAGCAGATCGCCGAGGCATTCAAAGCTGCCGCGCTCGCGTTCGGCGGCGTGGACCTGGTGGTGAACAACGCCGGGATCTCCATCTCCAAGCCGCTGCTGGAGACCACGGCGAAAGACTGGGACCTGCAGCACGACATCATGGCCCGCGGCTCCTTCCTGGTCTCCCGCGAGGCCGCCCGGATCATGATCGAGCAGCAACTCGGCGGCGACATCGTCTACATCGCATCTAAGAACGCCGTCTTCGCCGGCCCCAACAACATCGCCTACTCCGCAACCAAGGCCGACCAGGCCCACCAGGTCCGGCTGCTGGCCGCCGAACTCGGCGAGCACGGAATCCGCGTCAACGGCATCAACCCCGACGGCGTGGTCCGCGGATCCGGGATCTTCGCGGGCGGCTGGGGCGCCAAGCGCGCCGCGGTCTACGGCGTCGAGGAGGAGAACCTCGGCGCCTACTACGCCCAGCGGACCCTGCTCAAGCGCGAGGTCCTGCCCGAGCACGTCGCGAACGCGGTCTTCGCCCTGACCGGCGGCGAGTTGACGCACACCACCGGCCTACATGTTCCCGTCGACGCCGGCGTCGCCGCAGCCTTCCTGCGCTGA
- a CDS encoding lactate utilization protein C, with the protein MNSRETTLARVRAALRDVPARESANPRDYRSCHVADEPTVLLDLLHENLVDYRAHVHRTTPAELPATLARLLAARNARSVVVPAGLDRSWLRDVDSALVSDNATLTAEHLDDIDAVVTGCALAIAETGTIVLDAGPNQGRRALTLVPDHHICVVAADQIVASVPRALPRLDPLRPQTWISGPSATSDIELDRVEGVHGPRTLDVVVVIAPALGESGHHATTT; encoded by the coding sequence ATGAACTCCCGCGAAACGACCCTCGCGCGGGTCCGCGCAGCACTTCGCGACGTCCCGGCACGCGAGTCGGCCAACCCGCGCGACTACCGCAGCTGTCACGTCGCGGACGAACCGACCGTGCTGCTCGATCTACTCCACGAGAACCTCGTCGATTACCGAGCCCACGTCCACCGCACCACGCCCGCCGAGCTCCCGGCCACCCTCGCCCGACTGCTGGCCGCCAGAAACGCCCGCAGCGTGGTCGTCCCCGCCGGGCTGGACCGGAGCTGGCTCCGCGATGTGGACAGCGCGTTGGTTTCGGACAACGCCACGCTCACCGCGGAACACCTCGACGACATCGACGCCGTGGTCACCGGGTGTGCGCTTGCCATCGCCGAGACCGGCACCATTGTGCTCGACGCCGGCCCCAACCAGGGGCGCCGTGCTCTCACCCTCGTTCCCGATCACCACATCTGTGTCGTGGCGGCGGATCAGATCGTCGCCTCCGTGCCCCGGGCCCTGCCTCGCCTCGACCCGCTCCGGCCCCAGACCTGGATTTCCGGCCCCTCCGCGACCAGCGACATCGAACTGGACCGCGTGGAAGGCGTCCATGGCCCCCGCACCCTCGACGTGGTCGTGGTCATCGCGCCGGCTCTTGGGGAAAGCGGTCATCACGCGACCACGACGTGA
- a CDS encoding site-specific integrase encodes MIGTGLRRGEVLGLHWSDVHLMERSFYVRYSLSAVNNSTYHLGPPKTRASMSWVAMSPRVHAALLRQAHIQQALMPPGAPLEGLVLCHDGRSPLRPQWVLDQLRRRTEEIGMHDLRRTAATIMISEGMPIALVSKTLRHSTLATTLNLYGHLLKYAAHDTGAALASALDRADAQHIPDRPATALRFAA; translated from the coding sequence GTGATCGGCACCGGCCTGCGCCGCGGCGAAGTCCTGGGCCTGCACTGGAGCGACGTCCACCTCATGGAGCGCAGCTTCTACGTGCGCTACTCCCTGTCGGCGGTCAACAACAGCACCTACCACCTGGGCCCGCCCAAGACGAGGGCCAGCATGAGCTGGGTCGCGATGTCGCCACGCGTCCACGCCGCCCTGCTGCGCCAGGCCCACATCCAGCAGGCCCTGATGCCCCCGGGCGCCCCACTGGAGGGACTGGTCTTGTGCCACGACGGCCGGTCACCGCTGCGCCCGCAGTGGGTCCTGGACCAGCTGCGGCGCCGCACCGAGGAGATCGGCATGCACGACCTGCGCCGCACCGCCGCGACTATCATGATCAGCGAGGGCATGCCCATCGCCCTGGTCTCCAAGACCCTGCGCCACTCCACCCTGGCCACCACCCTCAACCTCTACGGGCACCTCCTCAAGTACGCCGCCCACGACACCGGCGCCGCACTCGCCAGCGCTCTGGACCGCGCCGACGCCCAGCACATTCCCGACCGCCCCGCCACCGCCTTGCGCTTCGCCGCCTGA
- the rhaI gene encoding L-rhamnose isomerase — protein sequence MTDLPAVKAGLKAQEIETPSWGYGNSGTRFKVFAQQGVPRNPFEKLDDAAQVHAATGVAPRVSLHIPWDKVEDYAALAQHAKERGLVLGAINSNTFQDDDYKLGSVAHPDPKIRRKALDHLLECVDIMDATGSRDLKLWFADGTNYPGQDDITARQDRLSEALAEVYARLGDEQRLILEYKLFEPAFYTTDVPDWGTSYAHCLKLGPKAKVVVDTGHHAPGTNIEFIVAFLLREQKLGAFDFNSRFYADDDLMVGSADPFQLFRILHEVAKNGGFDPDNGVVFMLDQCHNIEAKIPAVIRSVMNVQEATAKALLVDLDALSSAQQSGDVLGANAVLMDAYNTDVRPLLREVREEQGLDPDPLAAYWASGWQERIATERVGGTQAGWGA from the coding sequence ATGACTGACCTGCCTGCGGTGAAGGCCGGGCTGAAGGCCCAGGAGATCGAGACCCCCTCCTGGGGCTACGGGAACTCGGGTACGCGCTTCAAGGTGTTCGCCCAGCAGGGCGTGCCGCGCAATCCGTTCGAGAAGCTGGACGACGCGGCACAGGTGCACGCGGCAACGGGTGTCGCGCCGCGGGTGTCGCTGCACATCCCGTGGGACAAGGTCGAGGACTACGCCGCCCTCGCACAGCACGCCAAGGAGCGGGGCCTGGTACTCGGGGCGATCAACTCCAACACCTTCCAGGACGACGACTACAAGCTCGGCTCCGTCGCCCACCCGGACCCGAAGATCCGCCGCAAGGCCCTGGACCACCTGCTGGAGTGCGTCGACATCATGGACGCCACCGGCTCGCGTGATCTGAAGCTGTGGTTCGCCGACGGCACCAACTACCCGGGCCAGGACGACATCACCGCCCGCCAGGACCGGCTGTCCGAGGCGCTCGCCGAGGTCTACGCACGGCTCGGCGACGAGCAGCGGCTGATCCTGGAGTACAAGCTGTTCGAGCCCGCCTTCTACACCACCGACGTCCCGGACTGGGGCACCTCCTATGCCCACTGCCTCAAGCTCGGCCCGAAGGCGAAGGTCGTGGTCGACACCGGCCACCACGCACCCGGCACCAACATCGAGTTCATCGTCGCGTTCCTGCTGCGCGAGCAGAAGCTGGGCGCGTTCGATTTCAACTCCCGCTTCTACGCCGACGACGACCTGATGGTCGGCTCCGCCGACCCGTTCCAGCTGTTCCGGATCCTGCACGAGGTCGCCAAGAACGGCGGCTTCGATCCGGACAACGGGGTCGTGTTCATGCTCGACCAGTGCCACAACATCGAGGCAAAGATCCCTGCCGTGATCCGCTCGGTGATGAACGTCCAGGAGGCCACCGCCAAGGCGCTGCTCGTCGACCTGGACGCACTGTCCTCCGCCCAGCAGTCCGGCGACGTGCTGGGCGCCAACGCCGTGCTGATGGACGCCTACAACACCGATGTCCGGCCGCTGCTGCGCGAGGTCCGTGAGGAGCAGGGCTTGGACCCGGACCCGCTCGCCGCCTACTGGGCCTCCGGCTGGCAGGAACGCATTGCCACCGAGCGAGTCGGTGGCACCCAGGCGGGCTGGGGCGCGTAG
- a CDS encoding DUF5131 family protein: MSDRSAIEWTEATWNPTTGCDQVSAGCDNCYALTLAKRLKSMGAAKYQHDGDSRTSGPGFGLAVHPDALDIPRRWRTPRTVFVNSMSDLFHARVPLPFVRQVFDVMADTPQHTYQLLTKRSVRLRRVAGQLDWPSNLWMGVSVENASQLSRIEDLRTVPAAVRFLSLEPLLGPLPALDLDGIGWVIAGGESGPGHRPMEQQWVLDIRDSCGEAGIPFFFKQWGGHKPKAGGRDLQGRTWDQLPARAGLAVS; the protein is encoded by the coding sequence ATGAGCGATCGCAGCGCCATCGAGTGGACCGAAGCGACCTGGAATCCCACCACCGGGTGCGACCAGGTCTCAGCCGGGTGCGACAACTGCTACGCGCTCACCCTGGCCAAGCGCCTGAAGTCGATGGGAGCAGCCAAGTACCAGCACGACGGCGACTCCCGTACCTCCGGTCCCGGCTTCGGCCTGGCGGTGCATCCAGACGCTCTCGATATCCCACGACGCTGGCGCACCCCGCGCACGGTGTTCGTGAACTCCATGAGCGACCTCTTCCACGCCCGGGTCCCGCTGCCGTTCGTCCGCCAGGTGTTCGACGTCATGGCGGACACCCCCCAGCACACCTACCAGCTGCTGACCAAACGATCGGTGCGCCTTCGACGCGTCGCCGGGCAACTCGACTGGCCGTCGAACCTATGGATGGGCGTATCGGTCGAGAACGCCTCCCAGCTCAGCCGAATCGAGGACCTGCGCACTGTGCCGGCAGCAGTGCGTTTCCTTTCCCTCGAACCCTTGCTCGGCCCGCTTCCCGCCCTGGACCTCGACGGCATCGGCTGGGTCATCGCCGGTGGTGAGTCCGGCCCGGGCCATCGCCCCATGGAGCAGCAATGGGTGCTCGACATCCGCGACTCCTGCGGGGAGGCCGGGATCCCGTTCTTCTTCAAGCAGTGGGGCGGCCACAAGCCGAAGGCCGGCGGACGCGACCTTCAGGGCCGCACGTGGGACCAACTCCCCGCCCGTGCAGGCCTGGCCGTGTCCTAG
- a CDS encoding (Fe-S)-binding protein — protein sequence MRVALFATCVNDAVYPTTAIATVTLLERLGIEVDFPAEQTCCGQPQYNTGYRRETEPLVRRMGRAFAGYDYVVSPSGSCVAMVRDNYLRIGTKARTEGRGSELTEVAESLTPRTVELTEFLVDVLGVTDVGAYYPHTVTYHPSCHGLRTLGLGDRPRRLLEAVKGLELVELPGADECCGFGGTFAVKNPDVSAAMGTDKIRNAVSTGAEVLCGADNSCLMHLGGMLRRQDSPIRPLHIAEILATTQAEAHT from the coding sequence ATGCGCGTCGCACTGTTCGCCACCTGCGTCAACGACGCGGTCTATCCCACTACGGCCATCGCCACCGTCACACTGCTGGAACGCCTGGGCATCGAGGTCGACTTCCCCGCCGAGCAGACCTGTTGCGGCCAGCCGCAGTACAACACCGGCTACCGCCGCGAGACCGAGCCGCTGGTGCGCCGGATGGGACGCGCGTTCGCGGGCTACGACTACGTCGTCTCGCCGTCCGGCTCCTGCGTGGCGATGGTCCGCGACAACTACCTGCGGATCGGCACGAAAGCACGCACGGAGGGCCGGGGGAGCGAACTCACCGAGGTCGCCGAATCACTCACACCGCGGACCGTCGAGCTGACCGAGTTCCTGGTGGACGTACTCGGGGTGACCGACGTGGGCGCCTACTACCCGCACACCGTCACCTACCACCCGTCCTGCCACGGCCTGCGCACGCTCGGCCTGGGGGACCGCCCGCGCCGCTTGCTGGAGGCAGTCAAGGGCCTGGAACTGGTCGAACTGCCCGGAGCGGACGAGTGCTGCGGCTTCGGCGGCACCTTCGCCGTCAAGAACCCCGACGTGTCCGCCGCCATGGGCACCGACAAGATCCGCAACGCCGTCTCCACCGGAGCCGAGGTGCTGTGCGGAGCGGACAACTCCTGCCTGATGCACCTGGGAGGAATGCTCCGACGCCAGGACTCGCCGATCCGCCCCCTGCACATCGCCGAGATCCTGGCCACGACCCAAGCGGAGGCCCACACATGA
- a CDS encoding three-Cys-motif partner protein TcmP, producing the protein MAVPKEPVWDRDPHTAAKHDVLRRYLQAWAPILLSRNEAVSYAEGFAGPGIYKHGEPGSPVIAHNVLAAALRQRPGKTVKMVLVEEDARRKAMLEQQIARARSTGGPELARLQTRIERGGCHPDLLAHLVNTGSHLHPMFVLLDGFGGPEVPFALLRQIARHRSSEVLITFQPQFLVRFATADGIHREAGNTFFGGSDWQGVFSQHSSDKAAFLRDQYRLTLRRAGFDHSLSFEMVDEKSHLLYLIFGTRHERGVEKMKDAMWKVDPTTGVRYRDPKDTGQQLLDLEFEPDTAPLRRILIDHLQAAAAPMSVTSLQRFALLETVYRPGQVIASLTRMRTDEWITTSPGRILKASLITPVRSDALF; encoded by the coding sequence ATGGCGGTACCAAAAGAACCTGTCTGGGACCGGGACCCGCACACCGCCGCCAAGCACGACGTGCTGCGCCGGTACCTCCAGGCATGGGCACCGATCCTGCTCTCCAGAAACGAAGCCGTCAGCTACGCCGAGGGCTTCGCCGGCCCGGGAATCTACAAGCACGGCGAGCCCGGTTCACCGGTGATCGCCCACAACGTCCTGGCTGCCGCTCTGCGCCAACGGCCGGGTAAGACCGTCAAGATGGTGCTCGTCGAGGAAGACGCCCGGCGCAAGGCGATGCTGGAGCAGCAGATCGCCCGCGCGCGCAGTACCGGCGGCCCCGAGCTGGCGCGGCTGCAGACCCGTATCGAGCGGGGAGGCTGCCATCCTGACCTGCTGGCGCACCTGGTGAACACGGGCAGCCACCTGCACCCGATGTTCGTGCTCCTCGACGGCTTTGGCGGCCCCGAGGTGCCCTTCGCTCTCCTGCGGCAGATCGCACGCCATCGCAGCAGCGAGGTGTTGATCACCTTCCAGCCCCAGTTCCTCGTCCGCTTCGCCACCGCCGACGGGATCCACCGCGAGGCCGGCAACACCTTCTTCGGCGGCTCGGACTGGCAGGGCGTGTTCAGCCAGCACAGCAGCGACAAAGCGGCCTTCCTGCGCGACCAGTACCGTCTGACCTTGCGCCGCGCCGGCTTCGACCACAGCCTGTCCTTCGAGATGGTCGACGAGAAGAGTCACCTGCTGTACCTCATCTTCGGCACCCGCCACGAGCGCGGCGTGGAGAAGATGAAGGACGCCATGTGGAAGGTCGACCCCACCACCGGCGTCCGCTACCGCGACCCCAAGGACACCGGCCAGCAGCTCCTAGATCTCGAATTCGAGCCCGACACCGCCCCCCTGCGGCGCATCCTCATCGACCACCTGCAGGCCGCAGCTGCCCCGATGAGCGTGACCTCACTTCAGCGCTTCGCCCTGCTGGAGACGGTCTACCGGCCCGGCCAGGTCATCGCCTCCCTCACCAGGATGCGCACCGACGAGTGGATCACCACCTCCCCGGGAAGGATCCTAAAGGCCTCACTGATCACACCCGTCCGCAGCGACGCTCTCTTCTGA